In one window of Aceticella autotrophica DNA:
- the fdhD gene encoding formate dehydrogenase accessory sulfurtransferase FdhD, producing the protein MNLFKNIDIEKYKNGFIDKVSDNIIIEYILKLFINNVETTSFFCTPSALKYLVAGYLQSQSIIERKEDIKKISINENEGKAEAEISKEINISAFQNIAIMSSGEKNICMHEPFKIRQLKNDIKYSLKDVIKLVEKFNNGSNLFNITGGVHSCAAADGKNFIIFQEDIGRHNAVDKVLGQALLEGIDLKDKIIFTSGRISSEMLLKAAKREVPMVVSVSAPTALSVELARKLNITLAGFARGDRMNLYSCSERLIW; encoded by the coding sequence ATGAATTTATTTAAAAACATTGATATTGAAAAATATAAAAATGGGTTTATTGATAAGGTGTCTGATAATATCATTATAGAATACATATTAAAACTTTTTATAAACAATGTTGAAACAACATCTTTTTTCTGTACCCCGTCAGCTTTAAAGTATTTAGTGGCAGGATATCTTCAATCTCAATCTATTATTGAAAGAAAAGAAGATATAAAAAAAATTTCCATTAATGAAAACGAGGGAAAAGCGGAGGCAGAAATTTCAAAAGAAATAAATATTTCTGCTTTTCAAAATATAGCTATAATGAGCAGTGGTGAAAAAAACATTTGTATGCATGAGCCCTTTAAAATAAGACAATTAAAAAATGATATTAAGTACAGCTTAAAAGATGTAATTAAATTGGTAGAAAAATTCAATAATGGGTCGAATTTATTTAACATAACAGGTGGAGTACATAGTTGTGCTGCTGCTGATGGCAAGAATTTTATAATCTTTCAAGAAGATATCGGCAGGCACAATGCTGTTGATAAGGTTTTAGGACAGGCTCTTTTGGAAGGTATAGACCTTAAGGATAAAATTATTTTTACAAGCGGAAGGATATCCTCTGAGATGTTGTTAAAAGCCGCTAAAAGAGAAGTGCCTATGGTTGTATCAGTTTCAGCCCCAACAGCCTTATCTGTTGAACTTGCAAGAAAATTAAATATAACCCTTGCAGGTTTTGCAAGAGGTGATAGAATGAATTTATATTCCTGTTCTGAAAGATTAATATGGTAA
- the hypE gene encoding hydrogenase expression/formation protein HypE, translating to MDCIKLAHGGGGSKMQNLINDIFVRNFGNEILNAMEDAAKLSGNLAFTTDSFTVKPIFFPGGDIGRLAVCGTVNDLSMRGAKPLYMSSAFIIEEGFPMEELDRIAASMAEALKEANIIIVTGDTKVVEKGSVDKIFINTAGIGVIADGIDISIKNAKPGDMVIVSGNIGDHGMAVMMAREEFDFKGKILSDIAPLNNLVKDILALGGDIRVLRDPTRGGVSETLYEIANMSGVGVEIYEEKLPVASGVKGMCDILGLDYLHLANEGKLIAVVKRESADKAVELMKKNKYGENAAVIGEINDSGLVTIKTAYGTSRILDRPSGELLPRIC from the coding sequence TTGGACTGTATCAAATTAGCCCATGGCGGCGGTGGAAGTAAGATGCAAAATTTAATAAATGACATTTTTGTACGAAATTTTGGAAATGAAATTTTAAATGCCATGGAGGATGCGGCAAAGCTTTCTGGTAATCTTGCATTTACAACAGATAGTTTTACTGTAAAGCCTATATTTTTTCCGGGGGGAGATATAGGCAGATTAGCTGTCTGCGGTACAGTGAATGACCTTTCTATGAGAGGGGCGAAGCCTTTATATATGAGTTCTGCCTTTATCATCGAGGAAGGTTTTCCCATGGAGGAACTTGACAGGATTGCAGCCTCGATGGCTGAAGCATTAAAAGAAGCCAATATTATAATTGTAACAGGTGATACAAAAGTTGTGGAAAAAGGAAGCGTCGATAAAATATTTATAAATACAGCAGGAATCGGTGTTATTGCTGATGGAATAGATATTTCAATAAAGAATGCAAAGCCGGGAGATATGGTAATAGTTTCAGGAAATATTGGCGATCATGGTATGGCTGTAATGATGGCAAGGGAAGAATTTGATTTTAAAGGAAAGATTTTGTCGGATATAGCTCCATTAAATAATCTTGTAAAAGATATTTTAGCATTGGGGGGAGATATAAGAGTTTTGCGAGACCCCACAAGAGGAGGAGTTTCGGAAACCCTCTATGAGATTGCAAATATGAGTGGTGTGGGAGTGGAGATTTATGAAGAGAAGCTACCTGTAGCTTCAGGCGTGAAAGGTATGTGCGATATACTCGGGCTTGATTATCTCCATTTAGCTAACGAAGGGAAGTTGATCGCTGTGGTAAAGAGAGAATCGGCAGATAAAGCCGTTGAATTGATGAAAAAAAATAAATATGGGGAAAACGCAGCTGTTATTGGGGAAATCAATGATTCAGGGCTAGTTACTATAAAGACAGCATATGGAACATCAAGAATCCTTGATAGACCATCAGGGGAACTTTTGCCGCGTATATGCTAA
- the hypA gene encoding hydrogenase maturation nickel metallochaperone HypA: MHELSISENILYIVENEAHKHNLKRIKEIKIKTGEISDIIPENLEYCFEIISKGTVAEGAKIIVEKLPIKILCLDCGKEFTIKKKNLQCPECNSKNLKIIGGNEFFIESMEAE, encoded by the coding sequence ATGCATGAATTAAGTATAAGTGAAAACATATTATATATTGTTGAAAATGAAGCGCATAAGCACAATTTAAAAAGAATAAAAGAAATCAAAATAAAAACGGGGGAAATTTCTGATATAATACCGGAAAATCTTGAATACTGTTTTGAGATAATTAGCAAAGGTACTGTTGCAGAAGGGGCTAAAATTATTGTTGAAAAACTGCCTATAAAGATTTTGTGCCTTGATTGTGGAAAGGAATTTACAATTAAGAAAAAAAACTTACAATGTCCTGAATGCAACAGTAAAAACCTTAAAATTATCGGGGGAAACGAATTTTTTATTGAAAGTATGGAGGCGGAATAG
- a CDS encoding carbon monoxide dehydrogenase accessory protein CooC: MKIAITGKGGVGKTTLAGVLARLYASEGKKVLAVDADPDANLALSVGFSSEEAAKITPISELKKLVAERTSAKPGVFGQMFKLNPRVDDIPDKYSREHKGVKLLIMGTVEKGGNGCVCPESALIRSLMKHLIIFRDEVVIMDMEAGIEHLGRGTADAMDALIVVVEPGARSLQTYYKIKQLASDIKIKNIFVVFNKVRNKEDIEFLKSNIKDEFLGFISYDQNIIKADLEGVSPFDTSPKTVEEIKEIRDSLEKKLLSKIN; this comes from the coding sequence ATGAAAATAGCTATAACTGGAAAAGGCGGCGTTGGTAAAACTACTCTTGCCGGTGTTCTTGCAAGGCTTTATGCATCAGAGGGAAAAAAGGTTTTAGCTGTTGATGCTGATCCTGACGCAAATTTGGCATTGTCTGTCGGTTTTTCATCGGAAGAGGCTGCAAAGATTACTCCTATATCTGAGTTAAAAAAGTTAGTAGCTGAAAGGACCAGCGCAAAACCCGGTGTTTTTGGTCAGATGTTTAAATTAAATCCAAGGGTTGATGATATTCCTGATAAGTATTCGAGAGAACATAAAGGCGTAAAACTTCTTATAATGGGGACAGTAGAAAAAGGAGGCAATGGGTGTGTTTGCCCCGAGAGTGCATTAATTAGAAGCCTTATGAAACACCTTATTATATTTAGGGATGAAGTAGTTATTATGGATATGGAAGCAGGCATAGAACATCTGGGTAGGGGAACTGCTGATGCAATGGATGCTCTTATAGTAGTTGTTGAACCGGGTGCAAGAAGCCTTCAAACCTATTATAAAATAAAACAGCTTGCGTCAGATATTAAGATTAAAAATATATTTGTTGTTTTTAATAAGGTAAGGAATAAAGAAGATATTGAATTTCTTAAATCCAATATAAAAGATGAATTTCTTGGCTTTATTTCTTATGACCAAAATATAATAAAAGCAGATTTAGAAGGCGTTTCTCCTTTTGATACAAGTCCTAAAACCGTTGAAGAAATCAAAGAAATAAGAGATTCACTGGAAAAGAAACTGTTATCTAAAATAAATTAA
- a CDS encoding molybdopterin biosynthesis protein, producing the protein MERKIYLENTPLEKAINMFFEKAEGYIKYRKTEKINSQDSLGRMTASPVFAHLSSPHFHAAAMDGIAVKAEKTFKATELNPVRLKKGVDYVEVDTGNPLPEGFNAVIMIEDVVSVDNETVEIIQPAVPYQHVRPIGEDIVATELILPTNHKIRPWDLAALLAAGIDFLEVYKKVEVGIIPTGVELVPAGTVPEIGQIIEFNSHFFAALVKEWGGIPHSYDIVPDEYEVLKKTVEKALSENDFVIINAGSSAGRKDYTSKLISEMGELLIHGIATKPGKPAILGFIQNKPVIGVPGYPVSAYFVMDFFVKPLIAKLNFQQLPYAKKIEAVISRRVVSSLKSEDFIPVKLGKVKEKIVATPINKGAGVIMSLVRADGVMCIPQHIEGIEAGEKIKVELWKSLESIENTVVCIGSHDPLIDIIGDLLSSHYSLFSLSSAHVGSMGGIMALKRGECHAAGIHLLDAETGQYNIPYIKRYLKDNEVLLFHLVERIQGFLVQKGNPLNIKNFADLIRPEVTFINRQKGSGTRLLLDYKLKESGIDSKKIIGYNREEFTHLAVAAEVKAGSAATGLGIMSAAKAMGLDFVPVCSEHYDIAILKEYMNLESVKAFIEIIRSREFKEKAEGLGGYNTEKAGILYYEG; encoded by the coding sequence ATGGAAAGAAAAATATATCTTGAAAATACTCCTTTGGAAAAAGCCATAAACATGTTTTTCGAAAAAGCTGAAGGGTATATAAAATATAGAAAAACGGAAAAAATAAATTCACAAGATTCGTTGGGAAGGATGACAGCTTCTCCGGTTTTTGCGCATCTATCTTCACCACATTTTCATGCAGCTGCTATGGATGGAATAGCTGTAAAAGCCGAAAAAACCTTTAAAGCAACAGAATTAAATCCAGTAAGGCTTAAAAAAGGTGTAGACTATGTGGAGGTAGACACAGGCAATCCGCTTCCGGAAGGATTTAATGCAGTTATTATGATAGAAGATGTGGTTAGTGTGGATAATGAGACTGTGGAGATTATTCAGCCGGCTGTTCCCTATCAGCATGTGAGACCTATAGGGGAAGATATCGTTGCTACGGAACTTATACTTCCTACAAATCATAAAATAAGACCATGGGATTTGGCGGCTCTTTTGGCAGCCGGTATAGATTTTTTGGAGGTCTATAAAAAGGTTGAAGTTGGCATTATACCTACAGGGGTTGAATTGGTGCCTGCCGGTACCGTACCGGAAATAGGACAGATAATCGAGTTTAATTCTCATTTTTTTGCAGCACTGGTAAAAGAATGGGGTGGTATACCACATTCTTATGATATTGTTCCAGATGAATATGAAGTTTTGAAGAAAACAGTAGAAAAAGCTCTTTCGGAAAATGATTTTGTAATTATAAATGCAGGTTCTTCAGCAGGTAGAAAGGATTATACCTCAAAACTTATTTCCGAAATGGGAGAGCTTTTAATACATGGTATTGCCACCAAACCGGGAAAACCTGCAATACTTGGATTTATACAAAATAAGCCTGTGATTGGGGTGCCGGGTTATCCGGTTTCTGCATATTTTGTCATGGATTTTTTTGTAAAGCCCCTTATTGCAAAATTAAACTTTCAACAACTACCTTATGCAAAGAAAATAGAAGCTGTTATATCCAGAAGGGTGGTTTCTTCACTGAAAAGCGAAGATTTTATACCTGTTAAATTGGGTAAAGTAAAGGAAAAGATTGTTGCAACACCTATAAATAAGGGTGCCGGCGTTATTATGTCATTGGTTCGGGCTGACGGGGTTATGTGTATTCCACAGCATATTGAAGGGATAGAGGCGGGAGAAAAGATAAAAGTAGAATTGTGGAAGTCCCTTGAGTCTATTGAAAATACGGTTGTGTGCATAGGAAGCCATGATCCACTTATTGATATAATTGGGGATTTGCTTTCTTCTCATTATTCCTTGTTTAGTCTTTCCTCCGCACATGTAGGAAGTATGGGTGGAATTATGGCATTGAAAAGAGGCGAATGTCATGCGGCAGGTATTCATCTTCTTGATGCAGAAACAGGTCAATATAATATACCATATATTAAACGTTATTTAAAAGATAATGAGGTTCTTTTATTTCATCTTGTAGAGAGGATACAGGGATTTTTGGTGCAAAAAGGGAATCCCCTGAATATAAAAAATTTTGCTGACCTTATACGTCCGGAAGTTACTTTTATTAACAGACAAAAAGGTTCAGGCACAAGATTGCTTTTAGATTATAAGCTTAAAGAGTCAGGTATTGATTCTAAAAAGATTATTGGGTATAATAGGGAAGAATTTACACATTTGGCGGTGGCAGCAGAGGTTAAAGCAGGTTCTGCTGCAACCGGACTGGGTATTATGTCGGCGGCAAAAGCTATGGGACTTGATTTTGTTCCGGTATGCAGTGAGCATTATGATATTGCTATATTGAAGGAATATATGAATTTAGAATCTGTTAAAGCTTTTATTGAGATTATTAGGAGCAGGGAATTTAAAGAAAAGGCTGAAGGACTTGGAGGATACAATACCGAGAAAGCAGGTATATTATATTATGAAGGATAA
- the hypB gene encoding hydrogenase nickel incorporation protein HypB, with product MEIKVLRNIFESNIKQSDELKKIFKNKGTYVVNIMGSPGAGKTSVIVELIKKLKDELKIGVIEADCEGKIDAEKINSLGIPVVQLNSGGACHIEAASVDKAMNNFENWAFDLILIENIGNLVCPSDFEIGEDLRMVVLSIPEGDDKVAKYPKMFYTCDVMVISKFDVKDYFNYNMQRVLTDVQRVNPKMEVFPVSCTTGYGIDKLSKFIKDKIFEKKLS from the coding sequence ATGGAAATCAAAGTACTTAGAAATATTTTTGAAAGCAATATCAAACAAAGTGATGAATTGAAGAAGATTTTTAAAAATAAAGGAACATATGTTGTAAATATAATGGGTTCGCCGGGTGCAGGGAAAACCAGCGTAATAGTAGAACTCATAAAAAAGCTGAAAGACGAATTAAAAATAGGAGTTATAGAGGCAGATTGTGAGGGGAAAATAGATGCCGAAAAAATAAATAGCCTCGGTATACCTGTTGTTCAACTTAATTCAGGTGGCGCATGCCATATTGAAGCCGCTTCCGTAGATAAAGCAATGAATAATTTTGAAAACTGGGCATTTGATTTAATCTTAATAGAGAACATCGGCAATCTTGTCTGCCCTTCCGATTTTGAAATTGGTGAAGACCTTCGTATGGTGGTTTTAAGTATACCTGAGGGGGACGATAAGGTTGCAAAATATCCCAAAATGTTTTACACATGTGATGTTATGGTTATCAGCAAGTTTGATGTTAAAGACTATTTTAATTATAATATGCAAAGGGTTTTAACAGATGTCCAGCGGGTCAATCCCAAAATGGAGGTTTTTCCGGTATCGTGTACGACAGGTTACGGTATTGATAAGCTTTCAAAATTCATAAAAGATAAGATATTTGAAAAAAAATTAAGTTGA
- the hypD gene encoding hydrogenase formation protein HypD gives MNNALDNQELSERLIKNIKNMKFDRKINIMEVCGSHTMAIAKYGLKGILPEEVKLLSGPGCPVCVTASSRIDAIYRLAMRKKVVIATYGDMIRVPGSSPDISLRNAKSFGARIKIVYSAEDALDYAKKYPDEEVVFIGIGFETTSPTAALIIKDAKRENIKNISILSLHKVVEPVMRFLLEQPDIKLDGFLCPGHVATIIGAKGFDFISRDYGKVGIITGFEPLDIIEALYMILTKLKKGESSIENQYARCVNYLGNKAAVNVIKEVFEPCDDVWRGIGNITNSGLKIREEYRNWDAAAKFDLTYEEEKSTACKCGEVLKGKISPYQCPLFKKICNPDNPVGPCMVSSEGSCAAAYKYK, from the coding sequence ATGAATAATGCTCTTGATAATCAAGAACTTTCAGAGAGGTTAATAAAGAACATTAAAAATATGAAATTTGATAGAAAGATCAATATAATGGAAGTCTGTGGAAGTCATACAATGGCTATCGCAAAGTATGGATTAAAGGGAATACTTCCGGAAGAAGTAAAACTGCTGTCAGGACCGGGCTGCCCAGTTTGTGTGACTGCTTCAAGCAGGATAGATGCCATATATCGTCTTGCGATGAGGAAAAAAGTTGTTATTGCTACCTATGGAGATATGATAAGGGTTCCCGGCAGCAGTCCGGATATTTCTTTAAGAAATGCAAAAAGTTTCGGAGCAAGGATTAAAATTGTATATTCTGCTGAAGATGCTTTGGATTACGCCAAGAAATATCCTGATGAAGAAGTAGTCTTTATTGGAATAGGTTTTGAGACAACGTCACCTACTGCAGCATTGATAATCAAGGATGCAAAGAGAGAAAATATAAAAAATATTTCCATTCTTTCTCTCCATAAGGTTGTAGAACCGGTAATGCGTTTTCTTCTTGAACAGCCAGATATAAAGCTTGACGGCTTTTTATGTCCCGGTCATGTAGCAACAATAATCGGGGCTAAGGGTTTTGACTTTATATCAAGGGATTATGGTAAAGTTGGAATTATAACAGGCTTTGAACCTCTTGACATAATTGAAGCACTGTATATGATATTGACAAAATTGAAAAAAGGTGAAAGCAGTATAGAAAATCAGTATGCAAGATGTGTGAATTATTTAGGCAATAAGGCTGCTGTTAATGTAATAAAAGAAGTCTTTGAGCCCTGTGATGATGTATGGCGTGGAATAGGCAACATAACAAATAGCGGACTTAAGATTAGAGAAGAATATAGAAATTGGGATGCGGCAGCTAAGTTTGATTTAACTTATGAAGAGGAAAAATCGACAGCATGTAAGTGTGGAGAGGTGTTGAAGGGTAAGATATCTCCATATCAGTGTCCATTGTTTAAAAAGATTTGCAATCCTGATAATCCGGTTGGACCCTGTATGGTTTCATCAGAAGGCAGTTGTGCTGCAGCATACAAATATAAGTGA
- the gcvH gene encoding glycine cleavage system protein GcvH has translation MNFPSDIKYHKEHTWAKAEGDTAVIGITDHAQDQLGDILYVELPGVGDEIKQDETFGTVESAKVASDLYAPVSGKVIEVNPELEDSPEKVNESPYGDGWMIKVKMTDSSELDNLMSNTEYENSIK, from the coding sequence ATGAATTTTCCGTCAGATATCAAGTATCACAAAGAACACACCTGGGCTAAAGCTGAAGGTGACACTGCAGTTATAGGGATTACAGACCATGCACAGGATCAGCTTGGGGATATATTATATGTCGAACTTCCAGGTGTTGGAGATGAAATCAAACAGGATGAAACCTTTGGAACAGTTGAATCAGCTAAAGTTGCTTCAGACCTTTATGCGCCTGTAAGCGGTAAAGTTATAGAGGTTAATCCGGAATTGGAGGATTCTCCCGAAAAGGTTAATGAGTCCCCATATGGTGATGGGTGGATGATTAAAGTAAAGATGACTGATTCTTCCGAATTAGATAATCTTATGTCAAATACAGAATATGAAAACAGTATAAAATAA
- a CDS encoding lipoate--protein ligase family protein, translating to MKEWRLIHIEKHNAFKNMAIDEAIMTACREGKVPPTLRFYTWDPPGLSLGYFQKYDKEVNEAMCKKFGVDIVRRPTGGRAVLHDAELTYSFVIPEVNDYLDKTIMGSYKKISEALIRGLKHTGIDANNVHKAEQGKSLSAACFDAPSWYEIVVEGKKLVGSAQTRNEGMLLQHGSIVIDWNLDMFIELLRLKSEKTKNFLKENLMKKSTTIKNILNKDIDINLLADNIKRGFEEEFEISLKVENITDYERKIAEQLTEKYESDTWNKKR from the coding sequence ATGAAAGAATGGCGTCTTATTCATATAGAAAAACATAATGCCTTTAAAAACATGGCAATAGACGAAGCTATTATGACTGCATGTAGAGAAGGAAAAGTTCCTCCGACTCTTAGATTTTACACATGGGATCCTCCCGGTTTGAGCTTAGGATATTTTCAAAAATATGATAAAGAAGTAAATGAAGCTATGTGTAAAAAATTCGGCGTAGATATTGTCAGAAGACCAACCGGTGGAAGAGCTGTTCTTCATGATGCAGAGCTGACATACAGTTTTGTAATTCCAGAAGTGAATGATTATTTGGACAAAACCATAATGGGTTCATATAAAAAGATTAGTGAAGCCTTAATAAGAGGATTGAAGCATACAGGAATTGATGCAAACAATGTCCATAAGGCAGAGCAAGGTAAGTCTTTGTCAGCAGCTTGTTTTGATGCACCTTCATGGTATGAGATAGTAGTAGAGGGGAAAAAGCTTGTAGGAAGTGCTCAAACAAGGAATGAGGGGATGTTGCTTCAACATGGTTCTATAGTTATTGATTGGAATCTCGATATGTTTATTGAATTGTTAAGATTAAAATCTGAAAAGACAAAAAACTTTTTGAAAGAAAATCTTATGAAAAAATCCACAACAATCAAAAATATCTTAAATAAAGATATAGATATAAATTTATTAGCAGATAATATAAAAAGAGGCTTTGAAGAAGAATTTGAAATATCTTTGAAAGTTGAAAATATTACTGATTATGAACGTAAGATTGCTGAGCAGCTTACAGAAAAATATGAATCTGATACATGGAATAAGAAAAGATAA
- a CDS encoding HypC/HybG/HupF family hydrogenase formation chaperone, which produces MCLAVPMKVLKIENNKAVVELEGITRKARVDLIPDLKVGDYVIVHAGFAIEKIDEKMAKEVQEVFREIEEYE; this is translated from the coding sequence ATGTGTCTTGCTGTTCCAATGAAGGTTTTAAAGATAGAAAATAACAAGGCTGTTGTAGAATTAGAAGGTATAACAAGAAAAGCAAGGGTTGATTTAATACCTGACCTGAAGGTTGGAGATTATGTAATTGTTCATGCAGGTTTTGCAATTGAAAAAATTGATGAAAAGATGGCAAAAGAGGTACAGGAAGTTTTTAGGGAGATAGAGGAATATGAATAA
- the cooS gene encoding anaerobic carbon-monoxide dehydrogenase catalytic subunit, translating into MEDSRTIETATMKMIEKAKKDNVETAWDRAEKMKPQCGFGETGVCCRICTMGPCRIDLVGDGPKRGVCGADADTIVARNLIRMIAGGAAAHSDHGRDISHTLLMAAEGSDYEVKEPEKLIAVAKVFGVETEGKDIKEIAKETAIKALEDFGRYEGLTLYPYTANEKRKKIWEKNDVWPRSIDREIVQIMHQTHMGVDADYVNLIQQGVRASIGDGWGGSMIATELSDVLFGLPKPIETEANLGVLEKNMVNIVAHGHEPTLSDMIVQASQDNELLERAKAVGAEGINVVGMCCTGNEIVMRHGTRMAGNFLQQEAAIVTGAVDAMIVDVQCIMPSVTQVASCYHTKVISTSPKAKIPGAIHIQFDEKHAYEIAKKIILEGVENFKNRIPEKVHIPEEKSQAIVGFSVESIIKGLDKVVIASAQPTGTVKPLVDCIVSGVLRGAAGVVGCNNHKVQHNYGHVELIKDLIKHDVIVVVTGCTAYACAEAGLMKPEAKELCGPGLKTVCELVGIPPVLHMGSCVDCSRILILLNEVAKYLNLDISDLPAAGAAPEWMSEKAVSIGTYFVTSGVYTVLGVCPPVLGSKNVTKLLTEDVEGIYGGKFAVEPDPHKAAQLMIDHIEAKRKALGI; encoded by the coding sequence ATGGAAGATAGCAGAACTATTGAAACTGCAACAATGAAAATGATTGAAAAAGCCAAGAAAGATAATGTAGAAACTGCATGGGACAGGGCAGAGAAAATGAAACCCCAGTGTGGATTTGGGGAAACAGGTGTATGCTGCCGTATTTGTACAATGGGACCCTGCAGGATTGACCTTGTTGGAGATGGACCGAAAAGGGGTGTATGCGGTGCTGATGCTGATACTATAGTCGCAAGGAATCTCATAAGAATGATTGCTGGAGGAGCTGCTGCGCACTCAGACCATGGAAGGGATATTTCCCATACACTTTTAATGGCTGCAGAAGGTTCAGACTATGAGGTTAAGGAACCTGAAAAGTTAATTGCTGTGGCAAAGGTTTTTGGTGTTGAAACAGAGGGTAAAGACATTAAAGAGATTGCAAAAGAAACAGCCATAAAGGCATTAGAAGATTTTGGAAGATATGAGGGATTGACGTTATATCCTTATACAGCGAATGAGAAAAGAAAAAAGATCTGGGAGAAAAACGATGTATGGCCACGTTCAATTGATAGAGAGATTGTACAGATAATGCACCAGACACATATGGGTGTTGATGCAGATTATGTAAACCTTATACAGCAAGGTGTAAGAGCCTCCATTGGTGATGGCTGGGGCGGTTCAATGATAGCAACTGAACTAAGCGACGTGCTTTTTGGTCTGCCTAAACCGATTGAAACAGAGGCAAATCTTGGTGTTCTGGAAAAAAATATGGTAAATATTGTTGCACATGGACATGAGCCGACACTTTCAGATATGATTGTACAGGCTTCTCAAGACAATGAACTTTTGGAAAGGGCAAAAGCGGTTGGAGCAGAAGGCATTAATGTAGTTGGAATGTGCTGCACAGGTAATGAGATTGTCATGAGGCATGGCACAAGAATGGCAGGAAATTTCCTACAGCAGGAAGCTGCTATTGTAACGGGAGCAGTTGATGCTATGATTGTTGATGTACAGTGTATAATGCCCTCAGTTACACAGGTTGCATCATGCTATCATACAAAGGTTATTTCCACATCACCGAAGGCAAAGATACCTGGGGCAATTCATATTCAGTTTGATGAAAAGCATGCATATGAGATTGCAAAAAAGATAATCCTTGAAGGTGTTGAAAACTTTAAGAATAGAATACCTGAAAAGGTGCATATTCCTGAAGAAAAAAGCCAAGCAATTGTTGGTTTCAGCGTAGAGAGCATAATAAAGGGACTTGACAAGGTTGTTATTGCATCGGCACAGCCTACAGGAACAGTAAAGCCTCTTGTAGATTGTATTGTTTCAGGTGTTTTAAGAGGAGCAGCCGGTGTTGTTGGTTGCAACAACCATAAAGTGCAGCATAATTATGGACACGTTGAACTGATAAAAGACCTTATAAAGCATGATGTAATAGTTGTTGTAACAGGTTGTACAGCTTATGCCTGTGCCGAAGCAGGTCTTATGAAACCTGAGGCAAAGGAATTATGCGGACCTGGACTTAAGACAGTTTGTGAACTTGTAGGTATTCCTCCGGTACTTCATATGGGTTCATGTGTTGATTGCAGCAGAATATTGATTTTATTGAATGAAGTTGCCAAGTATCTCAATCTTGATATAAGCGATCTTCCTGCTGCAGGTGCTGCACCGGAATGGATGTCAGAAAAAGCGGTTTCAATAGGAACCTACTTTGTAACATCAGGGGTTTATACGGTTCTTGGTGTGTGCCCACCTGTACTTGGTTCTAAGAACGTAACAAAACTGCTTACAGAAGATGTTGAAGGTATATATGGAGGTAAGTTTGCTGTTGAACCTGATCCTCATAAAGCTGCACAGCTTATGATAGATCATATCGAGGCTAAGAGGAAGGCTCTGGGGATCTAA
- a CDS encoding 4Fe-4S binding protein: MKKINFKKELCMACHNCELGCATVHSKGKSLISAMEENVMPRIHIIYNEKKSSIVAEQCKQCKKPKCVEACPVGALSQNEEGMIVVDFEKCTGCGECEKACPFNAIRIREKCIKCDLCEGVSDIPACVMYCPAGALTYKES; encoded by the coding sequence GTGAAAAAGATTAACTTTAAAAAAGAGCTTTGTATGGCATGCCACAACTGTGAGCTGGGATGCGCTACTGTACACTCAAAAGGCAAATCATTGATTTCAGCTATGGAAGAAAATGTTATGCCAAGGATCCATATTATTTACAATGAAAAAAAGAGTTCTATTGTAGCTGAACAGTGCAAGCAGTGTAAAAAGCCCAAGTGTGTTGAAGCGTGCCCCGTTGGAGCCCTTTCACAAAATGAAGAAGGAATGATAGTGGTTGATTTTGAAAAATGTACTGGGTGTGGAGAGTGTGAGAAGGCTTGTCCCTTTAATGCAATCAGAATTAGGGAGAAGTGTATAAAATGTGACCTTTGTGAAGGTGTTTCTGACATACCTGCATGTGTTATGTATTGTCCTGCTGGTGCTTTGACATATAAAGAATCTTGA